CATAAACAAAGCTAGAATAAGtgtttacatacacacatatgTGTTTGGAATAAATCAATGAAAGATATAAAATGTAGTGTGCACTTGGAAACAAGAAATGATAAATGCTTTCAAAGTTTACATTCAATACTCACATAAGGCATATCATATATTCAGTTACAAACAATGGTGTTAAGAGCATAGGATGTTTCTGAGGCTGGTCAGGATGAAAACATCTTCTTTGGAAGTTTGCAGGAGATATAGAAAGTTCAATATTGAAACTAATAAGGTGATTAAAAGCCTATCCCAGACATATCCAAGACACCTGCAGTTCATTCAGTTGCTCCAAATCATGTCCCACTCAAAACGATTCAAAGTATTTTGAAAGTAATTTGGCCGCCCCTATTTGGTCACCGGTATCCCTCCCTTTACAACACAGACATTAGAAGGAGACCTTGGGCCCGAGGTATGGTTCACCCCCACACCAGAAGCCATCAGGCTGGCCTATCTCTAGTAACCACGTCTCTTCCTCCCACTCCTTCTGCGGCTCTACCTTACTGTCTGCGTCGGGAACAGTCTGTAAGACTTGATAATAATGACAGTCCCTCCCATCTTCCGGGTCATACGGAGGTGCCAGGATGTCGAGGAAGACAGCAGGTCCATCCACCGCGTCGATCTGATGCAGGTTCTCCCTATGCGGGGTTAAGATACACGGACTACTGTCATGGGTGAACCACGTGGTGGCCCTGAGCACAGCTCGCCGCAGACAGTCCTTCTGGGACGGCAGCAGCGGCGGGTCGAACTGGGTCTCACTCTCCGACTGGGCCGGAGGTTTATCCAACAGGTCAAAACACCTGATACTGACCTTCCCGTATAGAACTTTCAGCATCCCGTTCATACCCGGGTGGTCGTGGAGCGGGATGGAAGCCCCGCTGTTCAGTAGAAACACCCCCATACTGAACGACTCGGTCTCGCAAATGTGCATGTACGTGACGGGTGGGCTTTGGTCGGAATGGGAGCCGTTCGGTTTCATCTGCGCGATCTTCAGGTCTGCAGCCCTGACTTCGGTCAGCAGGTTGATTAGATCCCCCCGGTTGTCCAAGAATACTTTGTTGTCCCCAATTGCGGATGCATTGAAATCTTTAAATGTGATATTGGCTTGGCTGGCTATTTTCTGAATGAGAGACGTATTGTTATCCCGTGGCATTTTGCA
This portion of the Coregonus clupeaformis isolate EN_2021a unplaced genomic scaffold, ASM2061545v1 scaf4296, whole genome shotgun sequence genome encodes:
- the LOC123490653 gene encoding 2-aminoethanethiol dioxygenase-like, encoding MPRDNNTSLIQKIASQANITFKDFNASAIGDNKVFLDNRGDLINLLTEVRAADLKIAQMKPNGSHSDQSPPVTYMHICETESFSMGVFLLNSGASIPLHDHPGMNGMLKVLYGKVSIRCFDLLDKPPAQSESETQFDPPLLPSQKDCLRRAVLRATTWFTHDSSPCILTPHRENLHQIDAVDGPAVFLDILAPPYDPEDGRDCHYYQVLQTVPDADSKVEPQKEWEEETWLLEIGQPDGFWCGGEPYLGPKVSF